Proteins encoded in a region of the Zea mays cultivar B73 chromosome 2, Zm-B73-REFERENCE-NAM-5.0, whole genome shotgun sequence genome:
- the LOC100284300 gene encoding uncharacterized LOC100284300, with product MASRSSAMEGGAAIQRRNAVKRHLQQRQQEADFLDKKVIASTYFSIGAFLVLACLTVSLLILPLVLPPLPPPPSLLLWLPVCLLVLLVVLAFMPTDVRSMASSYL from the coding sequence ATGGCAAGCCGATCTAGCGCGATGGAAGGAGGGGCGGCAATACAAAGGAGGAATGCCGTGAAGCGGCATCTGCAGCAGCGTCAGCAGGAGGCGGATTTCCTCGACAAGAAGGTCATCGCGTCCACCTACTTcagcatcggggcgttcctcgtgcTCGCCTGCCTCACCGTCTCGCTGCTGATACTGCCGCTGGTGCTGcctcccctgccgccgccgccgtcgctgcTGTTGTGGCTGCCGGTCTGCCTGCTCGTCTTGCTGGTTGTACTGGCCTTCATGCCGACAGATGTGCGCAGCATGGCCTCCTCTTACCTGTAA